TTAACCATTCGGGGTAAATGGCAATCAAGAGCGGCTGTGACATTTCATGTTGTCCCGGAGCAGTTCGTGCAAATCTATCGAATCTCAAGCCGTGATCGCCCATAAACAGGATCAGCGTGTTCTCCATTACTCCTCTTTCGCGCAGCCTGGTCAATATACTCAGGTAGTCCTTATCCACAAACTTGGCGTACTGAAAGACGTCGTGTATGCCGTGCATATTCCACAAAAATGAGAAGGATAACTGTCGTTCCACGTGTGGAATCAGCTTCGTGACGAATTCATAGTAAAACTCTCCATAGAGACGATGACCTGTGCACTTTAGATCGAATTTGGTGCGGTATAACGAATGAGCTTCGATCTCAGTCATCAGAGGACGCATGTAGATATCGGTGGGCTCCTTCTTGAAGCCCCTCTTTCTGTAGGTAAACAGCCCTGCGGTATCCGTGTCCTCCGCAAAAATTGTGCTGTATCCTGCCCTCTTGAATTCATTCCACAAGAAGTTACACTTGTCAAAGTTCGATTCGCCCGTGTAGCAAGACGCCTCCATCTCCGAAACACTTAGTCCGCTTACTAAAGGCATCAAGTTGGGATATGTGTTCAAGGCAACGCGATTATAGCCCCAGAATTCGGTGTGGGGCAGGTGCTCGATGAAGTCGGCCACGCGGTGAAAGTATCGCATGTAGTGCATGTGGGAAATGGAATCGACTCCCAGGATCATCACGGACAGCTTTCGCTTCTGAAGTTCTGTAGATCTGTTCGTAGCctgtggcggcggtggcaggAAAAAGAGAACGTCGTGGAAAATGATCCTGCCAAAGTCCACCCAGCACCAAGTGCGAATGTATTGCAGACCAGTGCCCACCTCAAGGTGTCGCGTTTCATCGCTTAGCTTGAAAAACCTCAAGGATATATACTTGTTGTGTGCGTCATCGACTCTCAAAAACTGCCGATAAATGCAGGAGACTTGCCTCCACGAGAGCATTCCAAGCTTCGATATGTTTCGCACCAAGTAATTCCTGTCTCCAATTGTCTCGGCAATCAGTAGCTGCTCCATTCTACATACAATGGGTTCAATGGGTTCCATGAAGGGCAgggcaaaaagcgaaagtgGCTTCGTCGAACTTATTCGACATCCCGTGGTGTTGACAAATAGTTCATCTTCCTCATTGATGTAGATCTGGGGCACTTCGCTTATACTAATGGCTTTATTCCGAGCGGAAAGGGAAGTAAATATTAGATAGCACAGAACCGCCaatagaaaaatgttgaaCAATCGACTAGCAATTCGCTTTCTCTTCATTAGTTATTTTAGTTTATACTTTTCAGTATGTTAAAACGCCTACTTGAAAATGATTTCTATGCATCATGCTTTCTAAGGTGGTAtcattaaaatagaaaaaacgTTTATTGCTAAGACTTTGTTCTGAGAAAAGAGTTCAAACGTTTGGAAGTTTTTACAGAATAACTTTCGCTTTACTCAAAACTAAGACTTATTATGGCGatttacaaaataatgaaTGTAGACAGTGACATCTATTTGTTAGCTGTTAATTGGTTGCCAAATTTGAAGGCATATAAAAATGCGCACAtgacttaatttaattttacattcCCGTGCGAGTTCTCGCCCCGCTCAACTTCAGTACTAATGAATGccaaagaatttattttatctcTAGCGGCTTAATTAAGAGTTGCGATTCGCAAAGAATGCAGTCATTCCTAAATCGAAGTTCTATTGAAACACTTGCCGAATATATACGTGCGTTCAGTTCAGCTTACACGATGTTAATGATTCAGTTGGTTGACTAGCTTTTTCGTTAATCAAAATACCATTTGCctaattaaaaactctagtATTGGACATTTTCGCTAATACGTATGAATAAGCGCTCAATTCAAAAGTCCAAATGATGATCAATACCAAACGAGtgatattaataaatattttcgttaaTCAAAATACCATTTGCctaattaaaaactctagtATTGGACATTTTCGCTAATACGTATGAATAAGCGCTCAATTCAAAAGTCCAAAAGTCctaattaaaaactctagtATTGGACATTTTCGCTAATACGTATGAATAAGCGCTCAATTCAAAAGTCCAAATGATGATCAATACCAAACGAGtgatattaataaatattttcgttaaTCAAAATACCATTTGCctaattaaaaactctagtATTGGACATTTTCGCTAATACGTATGAATAAGCGCTCAATTCAAAAGTCCAAATGATGATCAATACCAAACGAGTGATATTAATAAATGGGGGTTTTGATCACCTCTTAATTGATGGTTGCGATTCTGAAGAATAAGTGCTAAATAGGCAAGGTGATTTTAGAGCGAAGTGGGGAACTACATATAAaggaatttataaataatagtcgcttaaacattttaactgaatttaaagcaatttaattagcaAAGAAATGTGTTGTTTCTTGATGGAATTCCTTAAAAGGTAAAAAGTTAGGCAATCGCAGTGCTTCTGCCACAAAATCTATGTCAGATGTCAGGAATTAGATTAAAAAGCTTTTTCCTGAATATCAAAAGCCTCCTTAGCAGCATTTTTTAGCATTTCTGCcatatttgttaatttgatatagcaaatcaaaataatcaaTCGAGACTGAAGCAACAATAGGCCTTCGCGAATGCTAATAAATTCGatggaaagaaaacaaaatgaaacaaattatttggcGAGGCGAATTAATTGTTCGACTTCCCCAAAGCCACCTGCTGCGATCGGCGATCCAAAATACGAGATCGAGCTCGTAGATCACAAAAGCCGTCGATCTTTCGACCAGGAAGAGGGCGCAccgcggggggcgtggctggccaACACAATGGGATACGGATACATTTCACGTGTGTTGGCAGTAATTTGATTAcgctattttaaaataaaaatgctaaaCTGGGTGGCCGATCGTAAATCAATGCATAAGCAAAATAGCAGAGCCACAACAATGCAAGTCGGGGTGAGAAAttagatacaaatgcaaaatcgAGAGGAAGCCAGTTGATCGTGCGTTGACATTTGACTCGCATCGAGTGTCGAGTGTtgagtgccacgccccccacgcCCCAGCCACTGCATATCCACAGGTGGTACGTGACCAGTGCCGTCAGACATCGTGGAATCTATAGCTTCGAAAGACGGATACTGAGCGGATTTATGGCTCGAAAATGCTGAATGAAATTCTATTCTATATCAGTTGCAACGTTAGAGTTCAGATACTATTAACACAAAACAATTTCTcactgtgtatgtgtgtgtgcacaatACATAGACTTTTTATGCATAATAAATTGCTGGTGGCGGGATCTAATCGGTCATTTTGAAGCCACGAGATCTTGGCACGTCTGGCGATGCCAATGCAAGGCGTCTATGGGATGACGTCAATGTGGACCAGGTAGTATTTACGGGGTTCAAATATGATGggtttatttgcctttgcctcTGAGTCGTTATTTTGTTACCAGCACATAAATCGCCACGCAGCAATTGCATTTGAGTCAGCAGTAAGAATCACTTAAAGTGAGTGATGTCTGGCTAAGACCAACAATGAATTTCTATAAAAATGAGTTACGAGCTGAAAAACcctatatttcatttttcgaaCTGGGCTGATCCATGATCTGTGCATAGGATCCATTCCCAGGCTAAACAAAGCTTCTCCCATCGGCACGATCCATGTCTATGCAAATGGAcctaattgaattgaataaCCATATAACCATATAACGATATCGGGAAGTGGTAGCTATAGTTGGTACTCACCATAACAATGCACCGAGCCCAGCTCCAGACCGAGACTAatcagtagcagcagcagcagggctCCTCCGTAGTTTGCCCCGGGCAAGTGGAGCCGGAGCACTCGATTTTTGCTTTCTGCCCTCTGATGGGGCGCACTTGGAACACTCATATTGATTGCAAACAATGTCTTTTATTTCGTATGCTATTCGTTGTTCGCTATTTTGGTGCACGATATTCGCTCGTTTGTattgttaaattaattagGTAAACTAACACTTGAGTTTCGGGTTTGACTTCGAGGGCATGGGCttaattttgcattatttcgAGTTTCATCACAGCGGCGCGGTCGAACATTTGGTTTGAGATTCCATGGTTTTTCACTATTGCACTGCAACGGAGAACAATCGATTTCTTTAAGATTAGATTTTCATGAATCTATGAATCATGCGGAGATTCGCACACtttgtttggatattttttcgtACACCGACTCACTCCAATTCGCGTTAAAAACGTTGACGATCGACTAAACTACCATAAATGTTTACCATATTAATGTTTTGATTCTGGCTAAATTTTAAAGAAGTTTATTAAACTAACTATGACTGTATAAGtctgcatttcatttaataactTATTGATAACCACAGTTTGTAGTTTAATTTACAACCCAAAATCGACTTGACCGCAGagggccaaaaataaatagcgaAATGCTTCGTTAATGCCGAGCAATTAATTTGATTGCACAAAGTGAGGCGAATCAGGCGAAGGAATAAAATCGCATTTATCGAATGCAGTGCGCTGAATGGCCAACTAAatggcaaagcaaacaaatgaaaataaagggCGAAGAGGTGGCCCCAAATGGAATTACCCACAGAGCAATTGACCTTCTGCGGCCTTACAAACCGCAGCCGACAAACGACTACCAGATTCCATTAGTCATAATCGACAATGGTCGCAATGAAGCCGAAAACTGAAGATACAAAGCATAGAAGTAcgtttataaatacatacatacatatgtatatatgtatgtgcatatgtgcCAGGCAAGGCATATAAAATGCCATTGCACAACTGCAAACAATTAACATTACAGCAACTGCAGAGTGCTAGTGCTAACAAAGTCATAAGGCCCACCCCCTCCACCCCTTCCCCTTTTACCATTTGAACATTAACTTTTTTCCGCCCAATGCAATTTGGAGTTTGTTTGGAAACTATTATTAAATGGCCGCGCGGAGAAAACTTATTGTGCGGTAAAAGCCAGATTCAAGTTGTGGGCGATccaaaatacatacaaaatgtatatacacaaatacaaataaatattatatatatatatacattatatatataaaagagaTCCAAAgagtgagcgagagagaaAGTCCAGAAAGCGTGGAAGACTGAACGGCCATAATCACTTGGAAATTACGGTATAATACGAAAAATTATATTGCGGCAAAAAGGTGGAAGCCACAAGCTTTGGCATACCGAGCATTAGCCATCGCCACCGGGCATTTcgcattaattaataaacatttctgCGGCTATTTTCTAAAATTGTTGTCCGCAGCTCGAGCAGAGATCAAATAAATCCGAAATTCCTATGGATCAACTAGCTTCTAAGGCGCAATCCAAAAACCAGGAATGCCAAGAAATTGTTAGTGTCTCGAAGGCAAATTTTGGAAATGCAAAGATTAATACATTTCTATTAAATCTTATATTTTtgtagcaacaaaaaaataatttcgtttggagatatgtatattaaattacattataATTCTTGTTATTACTTTGGCTTTGAAGTAACTAGAAGTTCATGTTTTGCTGGAGAGACTCCCTTTGTACACTATATAGCCCTAGTCTTGTagattttcttaaatatttttgcagtcTCCAAAATTGCGAGAAAACCCAGCTTTTGTTGCATGGGAGGCTGtgcaagaagaagcagcagcaaatcggcaaaaagaaaaaaaattaaacacgaaaataatttaaattcatgaaCGAAAACGTAAGCAAAGCCAAGACGGCGACGAAGCAACGGACAAAGAAGACTCGGAACTCCAAAAGGGGAcccaaaaataagaagaaaacaaatacaagCGCACcagccagcacacacacacatagatgAGAGAGAGGGTGAATCGGTGAATCGTTCGCTTGTGGGCGAGCAAAAGAGATGGGCAGCAcacgaaaagaaagaaagaaaactatCCACAAAGTGTATCCAATCATCTCCGCATGTGGGTGTTCAATGTTTATCGGGGTTTTGCACTATTTTCCAAACAATTTGAGCAATTTCGCCTGGCGACAGCCACAAAGAGCCGCACACACAGAGCCACGATAACGGTGAAGAAGACGGCGCATGCGCGACACGTTTCAGCGCTCCACCGTTTCACATTCACTCTCGTCGGCGTTGTTCGCTCACCAGcacaacacacacagcacacacagaGCACACACAGCACTCCACACACACGATTCGAATCCGCCTCCCAATCGAGGGCTCCAACACACGTCCGCAGCGGCCAAGAGTTCGTTCGAAACTGAGCCCAGCTGTGCGGGGGACCCGCCGTGTTGGAGCTCGAATCGGTCCGCAGTGGAACCGGTTATGCACTGAAACCGAAATGTGTGAAGCACGCATTGCGAATCCGGAAACTAGGCGGGTAATTTTCCGATTCGGATTGCGCTAGAAAATTACcattttaaaactaaatgatacaaatttatataaatttgtaagtGTGTTGAAGCTGTAAGGTTAGTtacaaaactattttaaattttttttagatgcattcttaattttttaaataatttttatatataatttttttttttttttaaacgaAATACTGTTGTTTAGTAGCATTTTGCTTGACGTACTAGTTCCCTTCTCTCAGTGTGGCCTCGCCGCCGCTCTTGGGGGCTCCCGAACCGCTGCTCCATTTCGCTTCGGCTCTCGGGATCTGGGTGGTGGGACTGGATGCCAGGCCATGTCCGCCTCCAAATGGGTTCCGTCATATTCGACATGACGACGTGTCGAATTAATCATTGCCGCCGTGCCTCTCGCCCTTTCGCTCGCCGCCTAGCGGGAATTTCCCAGCCTGGCGGATGCACTGCAACCGGCTGGAAGTGGAGTAGAGATCGGGCGCGAGAGTCCATCCTCAAGCGGTGGTCCGCTCTTGCGGTTAATGAAGTGGTAACAATCGGCACCCATGTGGAGAAGAGTTCTTGGAGTCGGTGGAATTATCCAACTCTCTTTGATTACACCACATTTGCATACTAATGGGAGTGCCCACTAATATCCCACTAATCTGATGGCTTCATATTAGGTGGAACTGGAGTTGCTAGACATGAAATGGatcaattttatattaaaaatcatACTTTAATTAAGTTACACAACAGATATTGTATTGTTGCTTTAAGCATAGCAATGTTGTATGTGTGTAGCCAATTATTCTAGTTACTGAAATCAAAAAGAATCCTATAGGGCAACACGTGCAAGCTTCTCAGGCACTCAATCATTCGATGATTGAGCTCTGGAACATTTAACCATTGTCCAGAGACAATATATTTGATGTCAAGTGTTGTGGGGGCATGTCGACAGCTCACTTATGCCCCATGGCCCCGTACTAGCCTCCTCGATCTTTGTTCGGATGTCAGTCAATAGTCAGAAGTCGTCAGATGCAGCTGTGcacattaaaatcaattaagaTTCTTATTTATCTTCGATTCGAGCCGGGCTTAACAAGTGCAGCCAGGTATTTAGCAGAACGGGCGcatccataaatatttattattgcaaGAGAACGATCGACGCTTACTTTCAACACGCatggaaaatcaaaaaaaacataaaaaaaacaaaaaaaaaataaaacacatttccaACTTTTGAGTGCACTTTGAATGAGTTGCgcagaagaacaaaaaatgaatCGAACGTTTCATGCTCGATtgtcattaaaaaaaatcgcaaaaatgTATGGAAAAGACACAAGCATAAGTCGAGAACTCGACTCGAAACTCCAAAGCAATTCAGTTGgataagtaattaaattaattaatttctatgTGCTGCCGATTGTCGTCGAGTGTTGATTTATCTGTGCGTGCAATGAGGCAACTtgtaaatggttttttttttgtttttcgcgaTGAGGCCTTCCAAGCGGCAATTTGAAGTTGACTGCGTTAATTCGATTGGTATCTGCAGCTGTGGGCTATTTATCGATTCCAaattgataatgataatgataatcgCCCATGTAATGCGCAATAAACTGAAATAATAGCgataagtaataataatacatagCTAATAGTGGGGAgcatacaatttatttttaagaacaTCTACATTTCAAGTTGATGCTTCGCATATGAAGTAATTCAAATCGGTACACGATGTATGGCACATTGTACCATTATATCTGTCAAGGCAATTTTCGAGTAAGCCATTCGGTTGAGCAAATAACCAATTCAATTCGTCTGCATTGCCGGATTCCACGGATACAAAGATACACTTCTCATCTGTATCATCGATTCTTACCCAGTAGCAGTATTTGCCATGCAGCTTCATCTCCAAGGCGTCAAATTGCAAAAGCACGTTCTCAGCGAATGCCAGTTCTCCTCCCATTGCACGGCACATATCTATAGCTCCATCCCAGGTAACCCTCATATTATTCTCGATGTAAAACGGGTGCGATCCGATTTTCTCAAACTTCGGCTGCTTAA
This genomic stretch from Drosophila teissieri strain GT53w chromosome 2L, Prin_Dtei_1.1, whole genome shotgun sequence harbors:
- the LOC122622250 gene encoding uncharacterized protein LOC122622250, with product MKRKRIASRLFNIFLLAVLCYLIFTSLSARNKAISISEVPQIYINEEDELFVNTTGCRISSTKPLSLFALPFMEPIEPIVCRMEQLLIAETIGDRNYLVRNISKLGMLSWRQVSCIYRQFLRVDDAHNKYISLRFFKLSDETRHLEVGTGLQYIRTWCWVDFGRIIFHDVLFFLPPPPQATNRSTELQKRKLSVMILGVDSISHMHYMRYFHRVADFIEHLPHTEFWGYNRVALNTYPNLMPLVSGLSVSEMEASCYTGESNFDKCNFLWNEFKRAGYSTIFAEDTDTAGLFTYRKRGFKKEPTDIYMRPLMTEIEAHSLYRTKFDLKCTGHRLYGEFYYEFVTKLIPHVERQLSFSFLWNMHGIHDVFQYAKFVDKDYLSILTRLRERGVMENTLILFMGDHGLRFDRFARTAPGQHEMSQPLLIAIYPEWLKRRFPLAMSNFERNARSLITTFDLHKTIEDVIHLDRLTDANMRNRTLNLVNGRGISLFLPIPQNRNCQTAEIPQHYCLCNKLTSVSTHESAVQEAASFAVDRINELIKPYPQCRVLSLEAVRAAYRAKDDYRGDYRLSQIMVRLKTTPGEGNFDATVLITMLNGERKDMQLGGPVTRTDRYVNQAYCVQNYRVEMYCYCL